TGACGCCTTACACGATGCTCCACGGTTGGGTGCTCCCCGCCGTTTTTCCCCCCTTGCAGAGAGCACAGATTCAGGCAATTGTTTGTGCACCCCCTGCTGACTACAACCTCAATATTATACACTGGTCTGTCCGGGATCTGGCTACGACTATTGTTGAGAAAAATGTTGTTACATCCATTCATTACAGCACAGTATGTCTCATTCTCCAAGCCTCTGAATTCCAACCACACCGCTCCCGCTACTGGATGACCAGTATGGACCCAGAATTTGTCTCCAAATCAGCCAAGGTGCTTTGGTGCTACGAACGGGCTAAATCTCTCGCCAATAAAGGAGAGGCAGTCCTCTGCGTAGATGAGAAACCCGCCCTCCAAGTGTTTGAACGTGCCGCCCCCACTATCCCCATCTCCCCAAGACATATTGAACGTCAGGAGTTCCATTATATCCGCCATGGTACCGTGAATTGGTTTGCAGCTCTTAGAGTCCATGATGGCAA
This region of bacterium genomic DNA includes:
- a CDS encoding helix-turn-helix domain-containing protein — its product is MSPSQIGQHIDCERTTVSRICRRFEKRGLDALHDAPRLGAPRRFSPLAESTDSGNCLCTPC
- a CDS encoding IS630 family transposase is translated as MLHGWVLPAVFPPLQRAQIQAIVCAPPADYNLNIIHWSVRDLATTIVEKNVVTSIHYSTVCLILQASEFQPHRSRYWMTSMDPEFVSKSAKVLWCYERAKSLANKGEAVLCVDEKPALQVFERAAPTIPISPRHIERQEFHYIRHGTVNWFAALRVHDGKAWGNALKSNNHQYFLEAMDRLLYEHRDWSRIHVIMDNGPSHIHHEVSEWVQQQGRRIRLLYFPTHASWLNQAEILLHVFASKYIRRSSWDSPETFVDHLYKSNDEYNQRLAEPFN